From Candidatus Neomarinimicrobiota bacterium, the proteins below share one genomic window:
- the gyrB gene encoding DNA topoisomerase (ATP-hydrolyzing) subunit B produces the protein MTTSAANDYRSDKITVLKGLEAVRKRPAMYIGDVGKRGLHHLVYEVVDNSIDESLAGFCDKIVVTIHPDESVSITDNGRGMPVDMHPTEKKPGVEIIMTILHAGGKFDKGSYKVSGGLHGVGVSVVNALSEKCRVQIHRNGNIYEQTYEKGIPTKALEIIGKSRKNGTTVTFYPDKSIFTKVQFDKEVLEERMRELAFLNRDVSITLIDERSGEESTFHYKGGIQEFVTYLNEARSPLHPKPVFITGEREDVLVEFAFQYNDSYNENFFAYVNCIHTIEGGTHLTGARTALTRSLNTYAIKNNLFKGIKKSNFSLSGEDTREGITAVISVRVAEPQFEGQTKTKLGNSEVKGIVDSIISDGLSEYFEQNPSVARKVIEKSVLAAKARDAARAARELTRRKNALDSSNLPGKLSDCSIKDPALCELFLVEGDSAGGSAKQGRDRRFQAILPLRGKILNVEKARLDKILSNNEIRTMITAIGAGIGKEEFDIERIRYHKIIIMTDADVDGAHIRTLLMTFFYRQMFDLVKDGYVYIAQPPLYRIKNGKSMQYAYDDDELMKLLKRFDAKTKSRLNISRYKGLGEMNPDQLWTTTMDPETRTLRQVSIEDAAAADRMFSVLMGESVESRRRFIEANAKYVKNLDI, from the coding sequence ATGACGACAAGCGCTGCCAATGATTACAGATCAGATAAGATTACCGTACTTAAGGGACTGGAGGCAGTACGGAAACGGCCGGCAATGTATATCGGGGATGTGGGGAAGCGCGGGCTTCATCACCTGGTATATGAGGTGGTGGATAATTCCATTGACGAGTCCCTGGCGGGTTTTTGTGATAAAATTGTTGTGACCATACACCCTGACGAAAGTGTGAGCATTACAGATAATGGCCGGGGAATGCCGGTTGATATGCATCCTACGGAAAAGAAACCGGGCGTGGAAATCATCATGACCATTCTTCATGCCGGCGGAAAATTCGATAAGGGAAGCTACAAAGTGTCCGGCGGGTTGCACGGCGTGGGTGTTTCCGTAGTGAATGCCCTTTCTGAAAAGTGCCGTGTACAGATTCACCGAAATGGAAACATTTATGAGCAAACGTATGAAAAGGGTATTCCAACAAAAGCACTGGAGATAATTGGTAAATCCCGAAAAAACGGAACCACCGTAACCTTTTATCCGGACAAATCCATCTTTACGAAAGTCCAGTTTGATAAAGAAGTTCTGGAAGAACGAATGCGCGAGCTGGCTTTTTTGAACCGCGACGTGTCGATCACCCTGATAGATGAGCGGTCCGGAGAAGAAAGCACGTTTCATTACAAAGGGGGGATACAGGAATTTGTGACCTATTTAAACGAGGCCAGATCGCCTCTTCACCCCAAACCGGTTTTTATCACGGGGGAACGGGAAGATGTACTTGTTGAGTTTGCATTCCAGTATAACGACAGTTACAATGAAAACTTTTTTGCTTACGTCAATTGTATTCACACGATAGAAGGGGGAACCCACCTGACAGGTGCCCGGACCGCGCTGACCCGGAGCCTCAACACATATGCCATCAAGAACAATTTGTTCAAGGGGATTAAAAAAAGCAACTTTTCCCTGAGCGGTGAGGATACCCGGGAAGGGATTACGGCTGTTATCTCGGTCCGCGTGGCAGAGCCGCAATTTGAAGGACAGACCAAAACAAAGCTGGGCAACAGTGAAGTAAAGGGAATTGTTGATAGTATTATCAGTGACGGACTCTCAGAATATTTTGAACAAAATCCATCCGTTGCCCGAAAAGTCATTGAAAAATCGGTTTTGGCGGCCAAGGCAAGGGATGCTGCCCGGGCGGCCCGGGAGCTGACACGTCGGAAAAATGCTCTGGACAGCAGCAATCTTCCCGGCAAACTTTCAGACTGTTCCATTAAGGATCCGGCACTATGTGAACTCTTTCTGGTTGAGGGAGATTCTGCCGGCGGAAGCGCCAAACAGGGACGGGACCGGCGATTCCAGGCCATCCTTCCCCTTCGGGGTAAAATTCTCAATGTAGAAAAGGCCCGGCTGGATAAAATATTATCCAATAACGAAATTCGCACCATGATTACAGCCATCGGTGCCGGTATTGGCAAAGAGGAATTCGACATTGAAAGGATCCGTTACCATAAAATTATTATTATGACCGATGCCGATGTGGACGGAGCCCATATACGGACCCTCCTCATGACCTTTTTCTACCGGCAGATGTTTGATCTGGTCAAAGATGGTTATGTTTATATTGCCCAGCCCCCCCTTTATCGAATTAAAAACGGAAAGTCCATGCAATATGCCTATGATGATGATGAGCTGATGAAACTTCTGAAACGCTTCGACGCAAAAACAAAATCCAGGCTGAACATTTCCCGGTATAAAGGTCTTGGAGAAATGAATCCGGATCAGCTGTGGACTACCACGATGGACCCGGAAACCCGGACCCTGAGGCAGGTTTCCATTGAGGATGCCGCTGCCGCCGACAGAATGTTTTCTGTATTGATGGGAGAAAGCGTGGAGTCCCGGCGTCGCTTTATTGAAGCCAATGCAAAATATGTAAAAAACCTCGATATCTGA
- the dnaN gene encoding DNA polymerase III subunit beta yields MKFTVSKNDLYQSLQKVSKVTPVRSTLPILSCILVTAEDGELRFRSTDLEITMETFCKADVEENGSIAIPGRMILDITSELPETELTIRVKNESIEIKTPQGGEYRITGRSSAEFPGVPLIDDSTTILFSPEKLQRMIEKTIFSVSHDEMKAALNGVLFQFRENSLRGVATDGHKLVQLTYENFENNTLERDVIIPVKFLNVCMANIKNIEEVRFKVGKNHVMLETEESVIYTRIIEERFPDYESVIPVKNPNKVLVDIDAFLSAIKRIAIFSNKNTHQIALTFNENKVVISTEDVETASTAKEELSLSYEGEPLTIGYNAEYLKEAIRHIDGEKAKIFLNTPLSAGLFYPEEQVENENLLILLMPIRL; encoded by the coding sequence ATGAAATTCACCGTTTCGAAAAATGATCTTTACCAGTCTCTTCAGAAAGTCTCAAAAGTTACACCGGTTCGTTCCACACTGCCCATATTAAGCTGTATTCTTGTCACGGCAGAGGACGGAGAACTCCGTTTCAGATCGACAGATCTTGAAATTACCATGGAAACATTTTGCAAGGCGGATGTGGAAGAAAACGGATCCATAGCCATTCCAGGACGCATGATTCTGGATATTACTTCTGAACTTCCTGAAACCGAGTTGACCATCCGTGTAAAAAATGAAAGCATTGAGATAAAAACACCCCAGGGTGGAGAATACCGCATAACGGGACGGTCTTCTGCTGAATTTCCGGGAGTCCCCCTGATAGATGACAGTACCACCATTCTCTTCTCGCCGGAAAAACTCCAACGGATGATTGAAAAGACAATTTTTTCCGTAAGTCATGATGAAATGAAAGCTGCATTGAATGGTGTCCTTTTTCAATTCCGTGAAAATTCCCTGCGGGGCGTTGCTACAGACGGTCACAAACTGGTTCAGCTAACCTATGAAAATTTTGAAAATAACACCCTGGAACGGGATGTGATTATTCCTGTCAAATTTCTCAATGTGTGTATGGCCAATATTAAAAATATTGAAGAAGTTCGTTTTAAAGTGGGGAAAAATCATGTAATGCTGGAAACGGAAGAAAGTGTGATTTATACACGTATTATCGAAGAACGTTTTCCGGACTATGAAAGTGTGATTCCCGTAAAAAATCCCAACAAAGTCCTGGTGGATATTGATGCATTTCTATCGGCAATCAAACGGATAGCCATCTTTTCCAATAAAAACACACATCAGATTGCCCTGACATTCAACGAAAACAAGGTTGTAATATCTACAGAAGATGTGGAAACAGCTTCCACGGCAAAGGAAGAATTATCCCTCAGCTATGAAGGAGAACCCTTAACTATCGGGTATAACGCCGAATATCTGAAGGAAGCCATCCGGCACATTGACGGAGAAAAGGCAAAAATATTTCTCAACACGCCGTTATCGGCAGGACTTTTTTACCCTGAGGAACAGGTGGAAAATGAAAACTTGCTGATTTTACTGATGCCCATCCGGCTTTAA